A region from the Muribaculum gordoncarteri genome encodes:
- a CDS encoding histone H1 encodes MKDLLNQIETLTTSFMKDASSQLDKGNKAAGLRARRASLELEPLLKRFRKLSLAAAASGKRQD; translated from the coding sequence ATGAAGGATCTTCTTAATCAAATCGAAACTCTCACCACCTCGTTTATGAAGGACGCCTCGTCGCAGCTTGACAAGGGTAACAAGGCGGCGGGGCTTCGCGCCCGTCGCGCCTCCCTGGAGCTGGAGCCGCTGCTAAAGCGGTTCCGCAAACTGTCACTGGCGGCTGCAGCCTCCGGCAAAAGACAAGATTAG
- a CDS encoding toprim domain-containing protein, giving the protein MAPGDYRIDFKALKARVGIDDVAYSLGYRLDRKAGVGRYIELVLGEGKDKRDTIIVSNRRDKASQTFFRRDGSKGDVVSFIRENLNSFNASGQNEWQRIAKVMAQFANMPEPDYGRERDYVRAASAPQVFDSKRYSVRPIDPDRIPCLFSQRGLSADTVKALSPFIYLVSDRRNENFNGFNIGFPYTAADSDKIRGYEIRGMGGYKSKAAGTDSSTAEWVADLSHGRNGLVRHVFFCESAFDAMAFFQMNRTRLGEDIALVSLGGTFSDRQVQGVMERFPNARAYDCFDNDLAGRVNGLRLMALVEDIPLKITKTDSGLMVEAKGKNFDVSPERSIYTQVGTHIPVRYRMGQWQPPKDFKDWNDCLLGRRTEPKIMPTKHERDDNLAERRNSGIKM; this is encoded by the coding sequence ATGGCACCGGGTGACTACAGAATAGATTTCAAGGCGTTGAAGGCGCGTGTCGGCATCGATGACGTGGCCTATTCGCTGGGCTACCGCCTCGACCGCAAGGCCGGGGTCGGACGCTACATAGAGCTTGTGCTGGGCGAGGGCAAGGATAAACGCGATACGATAATTGTAAGCAACCGCCGTGACAAGGCTTCGCAGACATTCTTCCGGCGCGACGGCTCCAAGGGTGACGTGGTGAGCTTCATACGCGAGAATCTCAACTCATTCAACGCCTCCGGGCAGAATGAGTGGCAGCGCATAGCCAAGGTTATGGCGCAGTTCGCCAATATGCCTGAACCTGACTACGGCAGGGAGCGCGACTATGTGAGGGCCGCGTCGGCACCGCAGGTGTTCGACTCGAAGCGTTACAGCGTCCGTCCGATAGACCCCGACCGGATTCCATGCCTCTTCTCGCAGCGCGGCCTCTCGGCTGATACGGTTAAGGCACTTTCTCCCTTTATCTACCTCGTTTCAGACCGCCGCAACGAGAATTTCAACGGCTTCAATATCGGCTTTCCCTATACTGCCGCCGACAGCGACAAGATAAGGGGCTATGAAATCCGGGGTATGGGCGGCTACAAGTCCAAGGCGGCTGGCACCGACTCTTCCACCGCCGAATGGGTGGCCGACCTCTCGCACGGCAGGAACGGGCTTGTGCGCCATGTGTTCTTCTGTGAATCGGCCTTCGACGCTATGGCCTTCTTTCAGATGAACCGCACACGGCTGGGCGAGGACATCGCCCTTGTGTCGCTCGGCGGCACTTTCTCCGACCGTCAGGTGCAGGGGGTGATGGAGCGTTTTCCCAACGCACGGGCGTATGACTGCTTCGACAACGACCTTGCCGGGCGTGTCAACGGCCTGCGCCTCATGGCACTGGTGGAGGATATTCCGCTGAAAATCACCAAGACCGACTCCGGGCTTATGGTGGAGGCGAAAGGAAAGAACTTCGATGTGTCACCTGAACGCTCCATATACACGCAGGTGGGCACCCATATCCCGGTGCGCTACCGTATGGGGCAGTGGCAGCCTCCAAAGGATTTCAAGGACTGGAACGACTGTCTTTTAGGCAGACGCACCGAGCCTAAGATAATGCCTACCAAGCATGAACGTGACGATAACCTTGCCGAAAGACGCAATTCCGGCATTAAAATGTGA
- a CDS encoding DUF3943 domain-containing protein has translation MKRLLLLVIISVYAAILPAYSQIDTDTLEKADTLSVISSGKLRFQDSHTVSEVVPPDSIDVARYRKKHFWRAAGETVGFNIGLWAFDRYVLDGHYAYISWSTIKENFRHGFEWDDDHLHTNMFDHPYNGSIFFNAGRSNGYNFWQSELFAIGGSAMWEMFMECEYPSTNDIIATPVGGAAIGEVLYRASDLIIDDRASGGERFGRELAAFVVNPMRGLTRIFSGDAWKKRNTPGRNFGIPPISVELSLGGRLLTLWDNDEGTKAGVAAEVNIEYGDKFAETTKAPYDYFTFLLEVQGIKSQPLLSRAEIVGRLLSKEIVDKKDLNLNVGLYQHFDFFDSDTIREERNSSKLFPCAVPYKLGAPASVGGGVMFRYKPLPIMRIDGFLHLNGIALAGILTDFYRDYHRNYNWGSGFSIKAGANLNLWNDRLSLRLANQFYKIYTWNGYDSDFDWSTTPEGKPVNVQGDSSNSSFNHFEASFSYDIWKRLYFTAGFDMYIRNTNYDGLTIRDGGTSTISPHIESKQLGFHLMLTYKF, from the coding sequence ATGAAAAGACTTTTGCTTTTAGTAATTATATCAGTATATGCTGCAATATTGCCGGCTTACTCCCAGATTGACACCGACACATTAGAGAAGGCGGATACCTTATCTGTTATATCTTCGGGCAAACTCCGGTTTCAAGACTCACACACTGTCTCGGAGGTGGTTCCTCCAGACAGTATTGATGTTGCAAGGTATCGAAAGAAGCATTTCTGGCGCGCTGCCGGAGAGACTGTCGGTTTCAATATCGGTTTATGGGCGTTCGACCGTTATGTGCTTGACGGGCACTATGCCTATATATCATGGAGCACCATCAAAGAGAATTTCCGGCACGGCTTCGAGTGGGATGACGACCATCTGCATACCAATATGTTCGACCATCCCTATAATGGATCAATTTTCTTCAATGCAGGGCGTTCCAACGGCTATAATTTCTGGCAGTCGGAACTGTTTGCCATAGGAGGCAGTGCCATGTGGGAGATGTTCATGGAGTGTGAATACCCCTCTACAAACGATATAATAGCCACCCCTGTGGGCGGTGCCGCTATCGGAGAGGTGCTTTACAGGGCTTCCGACCTTATCATCGACGACCGAGCATCGGGTGGGGAAAGATTTGGAAGGGAGCTTGCTGCATTCGTTGTTAACCCCATGAGGGGACTTACCCGTATATTTTCCGGTGATGCCTGGAAAAAGCGCAATACTCCCGGACGCAATTTCGGAATTCCCCCAATCAGTGTAGAGCTATCGTTAGGCGGACGATTGCTTACATTGTGGGATAATGACGAGGGTACCAAGGCAGGCGTTGCGGCGGAAGTAAATATAGAGTATGGCGACAAATTTGCTGAGACAACGAAAGCTCCATACGATTATTTTACTTTCTTGCTTGAAGTACAGGGAATAAAATCTCAGCCGCTTTTAAGTCGTGCAGAGATTGTCGGCAGACTTCTTTCAAAGGAGATTGTGGATAAAAAAGATTTAAACCTAAATGTTGGTCTATACCAGCATTTTGACTTTTTTGACTCTGACACAATCCGCGAAGAGAGAAACAGCTCGAAACTGTTTCCATGCGCCGTACCGTACAAGCTGGGTGCCCCAGCTTCGGTCGGAGGCGGCGTTATGTTCAGATACAAGCCATTGCCGATAATGAGAATTGACGGTTTTCTGCATCTAAACGGTATAGCTTTGGCGGGAATCCTTACCGACTTCTATCGTGACTATCACCGCAACTACAACTGGGGATCAGGATTCTCAATAAAGGCGGGAGCAAATCTTAATCTTTGGAATGACAGGCTGTCGTTAAGGCTTGCAAACCAGTTTTACAAGATTTATACATGGAATGGCTATGATTCTGATTTTGATTGGTCAACTACACCAGAAGGCAAGCCTGTCAATGTGCAAGGTGATTCCTCTAATTCTTCATTCAATCATTTTGAGGCATCATTTAGCTATGACATTTGGAAAAGGTTGTATTTCACGGCAGGATTCGATATGTATATCAGAAATACCAATTATGATGGATTGACCATAAGAGATGGGGGAACATCAACCATAAGTCCTCATATAGAGAGCAAGCAGCTTGGGTTTCACTTGATGCTGACATACAAGTTTTGA
- a CDS encoding ArdC family protein — MASGTDGFNSSGQQALDRFAQMMIERMESMKASDWRQGWIGGASSVGLPQNVTGRNYSGSNSFFLQLHSAMKGYELPVFLTFKQAHNFKAHVLKGEKAFPVIYWDMLVRDKDGKKISSDEYRAMSQEERKKLDVIPFIKAFPVYNLDQTNFREAQPERMQKLLDRFKVPEIRDTQGMYAHSALDNMVAQQTWLCPIQADRKEKGAYYSPSRDIVMLPMKAQFNTGTTPEEVYRDGMEFYSTMLHEMAHSTMTPERLNREAGSKFGDPKYAKEELVAELTAAMISHSMGFDTSVTDNSAAYLDSWITVLKQEPKFIVSVMADVNKASEMILDRVDAQRLALGEQPYLAKNDPWVPPLEDEICPFKNASIVKTRSGDFAIRASYNGVDLGMKPIERSTARMYFQLTDEREKHAFLGSTIRKHYGSEIAGIERKASKSLSIA, encoded by the coding sequence ATGGCATCTGGAACTGACGGGTTCAACAGTTCCGGACAGCAGGCCCTCGACCGCTTCGCACAGATGATGATAGAGCGCATGGAGAGTATGAAGGCGTCGGACTGGCGGCAGGGATGGATCGGGGGCGCGTCCTCCGTCGGCCTGCCCCAGAACGTGACCGGGCGCAACTACTCCGGCTCAAACTCCTTCTTCCTCCAGCTACATTCGGCCATGAAGGGCTACGAGCTTCCGGTTTTCCTGACCTTCAAGCAGGCGCACAACTTCAAGGCGCACGTCCTCAAAGGCGAGAAGGCCTTTCCCGTAATATACTGGGATATGCTGGTGCGTGACAAGGACGGAAAGAAGATTAGTTCGGACGAGTACAGGGCCATGTCGCAGGAGGAACGGAAAAAACTTGACGTGATACCGTTCATCAAGGCGTTTCCGGTGTATAACCTCGACCAGACCAATTTCCGCGAGGCGCAGCCGGAGCGTATGCAGAAGCTCCTCGACCGCTTCAAGGTGCCGGAGATACGCGACACGCAAGGGATGTACGCGCACTCCGCCCTCGACAACATGGTGGCGCAGCAGACTTGGCTCTGCCCCATACAGGCCGACCGCAAGGAGAAGGGGGCATACTATTCCCCATCGCGCGACATAGTGATGCTTCCGATGAAGGCGCAGTTCAACACCGGCACGACGCCGGAGGAGGTATATCGCGACGGCATGGAGTTCTATTCGACCATGCTCCACGAGATGGCCCACTCGACGATGACACCCGAAAGGCTCAACCGCGAGGCGGGGTCGAAGTTCGGCGACCCGAAATATGCCAAGGAAGAGCTTGTGGCGGAGCTTACCGCCGCGATGATCTCCCACTCGATGGGATTCGACACGAGCGTCACCGACAATTCGGCCGCCTATCTCGATTCCTGGATTACGGTGCTGAAGCAGGAACCGAAATTCATAGTGTCGGTGATGGCCGATGTCAACAAGGCTTCGGAAATGATACTCGACAGGGTGGACGCACAGCGTCTTGCCCTGGGCGAGCAGCCATATCTCGCGAAGAATGACCCGTGGGTGCCTCCGTTGGAGGACGAGATATGCCCTTTCAAGAACGCCTCCATAGTGAAGACCCGCTCCGGCGATTTCGCCATACGCGCCTCCTACAACGGCGTCGATCTCGGAATGAAACCGATTGAGCGGTCAACAGCCCGTATGTATTTCCAACTCACGGACGAGCGCGAGAAGCACGCATTTCTCGGCAGCACCATCCGCAAGCACTACGGGTCGGAGATTGCCGGCATAGAACGCAAGGCGTCCAAATCACTGTCAATCGCATAA
- a CDS encoding DUF4249 domain-containing protein: protein MRNKQYLLSALFPVMLISCYHEVDLDEYRDKDGENILTINSLVCPDSSLQVSATKTYFFSDIHNDRTYVKDLNILVKVNEVGRGIMEYDKTRNLYISDIKIQSGDRVTISTEYSETFVSASDIMPDAASIEGVSVERQGPVSIYTNSDFIFTYGITFTDRPDEDNYYFLQWDAVERGKDIRMGERDFTHELVFQQLASQIHSTLPGWEPYSPYGLPFSDKGIDGKEHTIVVKEIVQMVKGSNEWRKTQMKRGFRLYAISKAYYDYLVSVLINQTGEKGLQGGMIDLGIADPVKVFSNIEGGVGILGCYTMAESEIDVMKIVGPFPTE from the coding sequence ATGCGAAACAAACAATATCTGCTTTCAGCCTTGTTCCCGGTCATGCTTATCTCGTGCTATCACGAGGTGGATCTTGACGAATACCGCGACAAGGACGGCGAGAATATCCTTACCATCAATTCTTTGGTATGTCCGGATTCTTCACTGCAGGTGTCGGCGACAAAGACCTATTTCTTTTCCGACATCCATAACGACAGGACATACGTGAAAGACCTTAACATATTGGTTAAGGTAAACGAAGTTGGAAGAGGAATCATGGAATATGATAAAACAAGAAATCTATATATATCGGATATAAAAATACAGTCTGGTGACAGGGTTACTATCAGCACCGAATACTCAGAGACCTTCGTCTCCGCATCCGACATTATGCCGGATGCGGCCAGCATAGAAGGAGTCTCGGTAGAGCGGCAGGGTCCGGTAAGTATCTATACCAACTCAGACTTTATATTCACGTATGGCATTACGTTTACAGACCGTCCGGATGAAGACAATTATTATTTTCTGCAATGGGACGCGGTGGAGCGAGGCAAGGACATCAGGATGGGAGAACGAGACTTTACCCATGAGCTTGTATTTCAGCAGCTTGCCAGCCAAATCCATTCCACACTTCCAGGATGGGAGCCATATTCACCATACGGGCTTCCTTTTTCTGACAAAGGGATTGATGGTAAAGAACACACCATTGTAGTCAAGGAAATAGTGCAGATGGTAAAAGGGTCTAATGAATGGAGAAAAACACAGATGAAGCGTGGATTCAGACTTTATGCAATCTCCAAGGCATATTATGACTATCTTGTAAGCGTTCTGATAAACCAGACGGGAGAAAAAGGGCTGCAGGGTGGTATGATTGACCTCGGCATTGCTGACCCGGTAAAGGTTTTCTCTAACATAGAGGGCGGAGTTGGCATATTGGGGTGCTATACTATGGCAGAAAGTGAGATTGATGTAATGAAGATTGTAGGACCATTTCCAACTGAATAA
- a CDS encoding TonB-dependent receptor plug domain-containing protein: MTLRIIAIMAGLFCFPAICVLGQDGFATSDSVGKVNVLKEVEVRGYGADRNLNAPEMGRISLSNKMVMDLPVMFGEPDIVKALQTLPGVSQGVEGFTGMYVRGGDNDQNLFLYQGLPLYHVSHLGGIFSSFNVPTVSRVDFYKAAFPARYGGRISSITDVAMKRSDFEKFHGKFSVGLLSANIFLTGPVIKDRTAFTIGVRRSWIDLVSAPTLAIMNAVEKKKGKKHIAGYSFTDLNLRLDHKFNQDMTAYIIGYYGHDRLKIGLREFEGKNESYVVGPDGIPVPDDTESTTRFFDEDVNRLSWGNWGVLGAFDYRLGPGIWNTSVYYSKYSSTYRQEREYQSDLEDSDTYGYNKSRTKNSIADIGVRTSYLADFSKTYRLRAGIEFVSHDYLPEGLVNQFYSDGECSEDDNNSPHISSNELAAYLDNTLNFNDKIAFNLGLRGTFCRIQGHTFSNIEPRASLKIAIGTNYSVKASYARMHQYVQQVSNNYISLPTDLWQPVAAGFKPLRSDQYSLGFYGNLPWYMYFSFEGWYKDMDNLLEYREGVSVLNPGLSWNEKLTSGKGWSYGLDFSVTKEAGRFTGSLGYGLMWNWRKFEDLNIGRKFPAKFDNRHKININLSYKLNDKIDFNAGWTYMTGNRLTLSMYNYDIPGSQFPDAPTVGPPGYGNEVDGIDYYSSRNNVRLPAYHRLDLGMSIYKTYKNGRSGVWNFSLYNAYCRMNAITIKKDNENNIIDSANKDNWHRAFKTLSFIPIIPSVSYTYSF; encoded by the coding sequence ATGACATTAAGGATAATCGCCATTATGGCAGGGCTGTTTTGCTTCCCTGCCATCTGTGTTTTAGGTCAAGACGGCTTTGCCACGTCCGATTCAGTCGGCAAAGTCAATGTACTGAAAGAAGTGGAAGTACGGGGTTATGGTGCCGACCGCAACCTCAACGCTCCGGAAATGGGAAGGATAAGCCTAAGTAACAAGATGGTAATGGACTTACCAGTGATGTTTGGCGAACCTGATATTGTCAAGGCATTGCAGACTCTGCCTGGGGTCTCCCAGGGTGTCGAAGGATTCACGGGAATGTATGTGAGAGGCGGAGACAATGACCAGAACCTTTTTCTCTACCAAGGTTTACCGCTTTATCATGTTAGCCATCTTGGAGGCATATTCTCGTCGTTCAATGTCCCGACTGTAAGCCGTGTTGACTTCTACAAGGCCGCATTTCCTGCGCGCTACGGAGGGAGAATATCTTCAATAACTGATGTTGCCATGAAGCGTTCTGATTTTGAAAAGTTTCATGGAAAGTTTTCCGTGGGGTTGCTCAGCGCCAATATCTTCCTTACCGGACCTGTTATAAAAGACCGTACGGCATTTACCATAGGTGTCAGGCGTTCATGGATTGACCTGGTCTCGGCACCGACACTTGCAATAATGAACGCGGTTGAAAAGAAAAAAGGAAAGAAACATATTGCCGGATATAGCTTCACTGACCTCAATCTCCGTCTTGACCACAAGTTTAACCAAGACATGACGGCTTATATAATAGGATATTATGGTCATGACCGCCTCAAAATAGGCCTGCGTGAATTTGAGGGTAAGAATGAGAGCTATGTAGTGGGGCCTGACGGCATACCGGTGCCTGACGACACTGAGTCAACCACCCGTTTCTTTGATGAGGATGTCAATCGTCTGTCATGGGGCAACTGGGGTGTGCTCGGTGCATTCGACTACAGACTCGGACCAGGGATATGGAATACATCTGTATATTACTCCAAATATTCTTCCACCTACCGTCAGGAAAGGGAATATCAGAGTGATCTGGAGGATTCTGACACATACGGATATAACAAAAGTCGGACAAAAAACAGCATCGCCGACATCGGTGTCAGGACAAGCTATCTTGCCGATTTCTCCAAAACTTACAGGCTTCGAGCCGGAATAGAGTTTGTCAGCCACGACTATCTGCCGGAAGGTCTTGTAAACCAATTCTATTCCGACGGGGAATGCAGTGAGGATGACAATAACAGCCCTCATATCTCATCCAATGAACTGGCTGCATACCTTGACAACACTCTAAACTTCAATGACAAGATAGCGTTCAACTTAGGTCTTAGAGGGACATTTTGCCGAATTCAGGGACACACATTTTCCAATATTGAACCAAGGGCATCTCTGAAGATAGCCATAGGGACAAACTATAGCGTCAAGGCAAGCTATGCGAGAATGCACCAATATGTGCAGCAGGTTTCAAACAACTATATAAGTCTTCCAACCGACCTTTGGCAACCCGTCGCCGCAGGGTTCAAGCCTCTAAGAAGTGACCAGTATTCACTGGGATTTTACGGCAACCTTCCATGGTATATGTATTTCTCTTTTGAGGGATGGTATAAGGACATGGACAATCTTCTCGAATATCGTGAAGGCGTATCTGTACTGAATCCCGGACTCTCATGGAATGAGAAACTCACTTCCGGGAAAGGGTGGTCTTACGGGCTGGATTTTAGTGTTACAAAGGAGGCGGGCAGGTTTACAGGCTCGCTCGGTTACGGGCTGATGTGGAACTGGCGCAAGTTTGAGGATTTGAATATCGGAAGAAAGTTCCCTGCAAAGTTTGACAACCGTCACAAAATCAATATAAACCTGTCTTACAAGCTCAACGACAAAATAGATTTCAATGCCGGGTGGACTTATATGACCGGCAACCGGCTCACACTCTCGATGTATAACTATGACATACCTGGGAGCCAGTTCCCCGACGCGCCTACAGTAGGTCCTCCGGGATACGGCAACGAAGTTGACGGAATAGACTATTATTCATCGAGAAACAATGTGCGTCTTCCGGCATACCACAGGCTTGACCTCGGCATGAGCATCTACAAGACATATAAGAACGGACGTTCCGGGGTTTGGAATTTCAGTCTCTACAATGCCTATTGTCGGATGAATGCCATAACTATCAAGAAAGACAATGAGAACAACATTATTGACTCCGCCAACAAAGATAACTGGCACAGAGCGTTCAAGACGTTGAGCTTCATTCCTATAATTCCATCAGTCTCCTATACATATTCATTCTAA
- a CDS encoding topoisomerase C-terminal repeat-containing protein, giving the protein MDNETKIIGRCPVCGGNVVKTCKGYRCENNTGEDGKCGLFINGVIGNRKMSDDEIAKLLEKRSILLDGFATKEWKAFPTVLVMGDDGVISMESIVARCPRCGGEIRVGAKAFNCSNYRQEGNPCDFVIWRNIGGHLMTLDDVREICADGVTSREIEMYGENGAIYRRKLGLSPDKTKVIKV; this is encoded by the coding sequence ATGGATAACGAAACAAAGATTATCGGCCGCTGCCCGGTGTGCGGCGGCAACGTGGTAAAGACCTGCAAGGGCTACCGCTGCGAGAACAATACCGGGGAGGACGGCAAGTGCGGCCTCTTCATCAACGGTGTGATCGGCAACCGCAAGATGTCCGATGACGAGATTGCGAAACTGCTTGAGAAGCGGAGCATATTGCTCGACGGCTTCGCCACCAAGGAGTGGAAGGCTTTTCCAACGGTGCTTGTCATGGGTGACGACGGGGTTATATCAATGGAGTCTATTGTGGCGCGTTGCCCCCGGTGCGGCGGAGAGATCCGTGTCGGAGCAAAGGCGTTCAACTGCTCCAACTACCGTCAGGAGGGGAATCCCTGCGATTTCGTGATATGGCGCAACATAGGCGGCCACCTGATGACGCTCGACGACGTGCGCGAGATATGCGCCGACGGCGTTACATCACGCGAGATAGAGATGTATGGCGAGAACGGCGCGATATACCGCCGCAAGCTCGGCCTATCACCCGACAAGACAAAGGTTATCAAGGTATGA
- a CDS encoding ParB/RepB/Spo0J family partition protein → MEAANHTNANNAVNVTTIALSLIQPSGFNPRKSFDEQALTELADSIRQHGVIQPVGLRPIPGTDRYEIVFGERRYRASLIAEQTGIPAEIYDNLSDKEAEEMAITENLQRQDIAPMEEASAFRRLIESGRYDAQSLAVQVGKSVAYIRTRMKLTTLIPEIASLLDTDDITVSVASEICRYGEDIQREVYEKHLKDGLPYNSWRGMNASKVAQMIERDFTTELCRYSFDKSACASCPHNTCNLLLFVEEGYEGKCAKSSCLKEKHTAYLAEKAVSMLAEYPEANLCQYQYDTNEAVASRLAEMGYEIETVSDYPKRFPTEPDAPQREEDDTDEEYADMVQDYQEEMQEYYTERAELLSKSEAGEITLYIWVGRNDVTLGYKAVPVKQREDGSASTAIIADLKAKDMRNKEIAVEHTIADTKEQIKKVDITEAKFSNEEDKMIYFFLLSSLRREHYEAVGLTDRDPYKALDDMEKMAIIAKLNAKTKAIIRRDFLIANFQGAYRTNAISGLLFAFAKKHMPDEFAAIESQYNEIYEKRHKRLEERIAQLRPTDLPEAEPEAPETAETPEADEPEEAVTDPAEEIAAEPADKAPEETTEETTEEAEVIQPDPAEDAPQGTDNDTEEAAA, encoded by the coding sequence ATGGAAGCAGCAAACCATACCAACGCCAACAACGCAGTAAACGTGACCACAATCGCCCTCTCGCTCATTCAGCCGAGTGGCTTCAACCCCCGAAAGAGTTTCGACGAGCAGGCTCTTACCGAACTTGCCGATTCTATCCGTCAGCACGGGGTGATACAGCCTGTAGGGTTGCGCCCCATACCCGGCACCGACCGATACGAGATAGTGTTCGGCGAAAGGCGTTACCGCGCCTCGCTCATAGCCGAGCAGACGGGAATCCCGGCAGAGATATATGACAACCTTTCCGACAAGGAGGCGGAGGAAATGGCGATTACCGAGAATCTGCAACGGCAGGACATCGCCCCTATGGAGGAAGCCTCGGCTTTCCGTCGCCTCATAGAGAGCGGACGCTACGACGCGCAGTCACTCGCCGTGCAGGTAGGCAAGAGCGTGGCCTATATCCGCACCCGAATGAAACTTACGACCCTCATACCCGAAATAGCCTCATTGCTTGACACGGACGACATCACCGTCAGCGTGGCCTCCGAGATATGCCGTTACGGCGAGGACATCCAGCGTGAGGTTTACGAAAAGCACCTCAAAGACGGTCTGCCGTACAATAGTTGGCGTGGCATGAACGCCTCTAAGGTGGCGCAGATGATAGAGCGCGACTTCACAACCGAGCTTTGCCGTTACAGCTTCGACAAATCAGCGTGTGCCTCATGCCCCCACAACACCTGCAATCTGCTCCTTTTCGTGGAAGAGGGCTACGAGGGAAAATGCGCAAAATCCTCATGCCTCAAAGAGAAGCACACCGCATACCTCGCCGAAAAGGCAGTATCCATGCTTGCCGAATACCCCGAAGCCAACCTCTGCCAATACCAATACGACACCAACGAGGCGGTTGCCTCGCGCCTTGCCGAAATGGGCTACGAGATAGAGACCGTAAGCGATTATCCCAAACGCTTCCCGACCGAACCCGACGCACCGCAGAGGGAGGAAGATGATACCGACGAGGAATACGCGGATATGGTGCAGGACTATCAAGAGGAAATGCAGGAGTATTACACTGAACGTGCCGAACTGCTCTCAAAGAGCGAGGCAGGAGAAATAACCCTCTATATATGGGTTGGGCGCAATGACGTGACCCTCGGCTACAAGGCTGTGCCCGTAAAACAGCGCGAGGACGGCAGTGCCTCCACCGCGATAATAGCCGACTTGAAGGCAAAGGATATGCGTAACAAGGAGATAGCCGTTGAGCATACAATCGCCGACACAAAGGAGCAAATCAAAAAGGTTGACATCACCGAGGCGAAATTCTCCAACGAGGAAGACAAGATGATATATTTCTTCCTGCTCTCATCGCTTCGCAGGGAGCATTACGAGGCCGTGGGTCTGACCGACCGTGACCCATACAAGGCTCTCGACGACATGGAGAAAATGGCAATCATCGCCAAACTCAACGCCAAGACCAAGGCGATTATCCGCAGGGATTTCCTTATCGCCAATTTCCAAGGCGCATACCGCACCAACGCAATATCCGGCCTCCTTTTCGCTTTCGCCAAGAAGCACATGCCGGACGAGTTCGCGGCAATCGAGAGCCAATACAACGAGATATACGAGAAGCGTCACAAACGCCTTGAAGAGCGCATAGCGCAACTCAGACCTACCGACTTGCCGGAGGCTGAACCCGAGGCTCCCGAAACTGCCGAAACGCCCGAAGCCGACGAGCCGGAGGAAGCCGTGACCGACCCTGCCGAGGAAATTGCGGCTGAACCTGCCGATAAAGCACCCGAAGAAACCACCGAAGAAACCACCGAAGAAGCCGAGGTCATTCAACCCGACCCTGCCGAGGACGCACCGCAGGGAACTGACAACGACACCGAAGAAGCTGCCGCCTAA